In the Leishmania donovani BPK282A1 complete genome, chromosome 29 genome, one interval contains:
- a CDS encoding QA-SNARE protein putative has translation MHEMGDPSWRRACDLLAKHLQSLGQKITAIRRITNRRSSVEEIKTEREEVKRITRDANATDVQDIRKIVKSFERFILLDKSLSDEGKKLAKDAEMVLKDYERTCNDFYRKCMHGESARGTHSNRALRAFREASEDDEENEGQSLLNTESPQRVQFERDMYEELMLERQRETGEIAENVRDIHEIFQHINGMVNEQGEQLDIVENNLSSAERATRNASQHLRRAQQYQATSSRNKILFICMMIMLAIVSIGLLMN, from the coding sequence ATGCACGAAATGGGGGACCCcagctggcgccgcgcctgcgACCTGCTCGCAAAGCATTTGCAGTCGCTCGGGCAGAAGATAACGGCTATACGCCGTATCACCAATcggcgcagctccgtcgAGGAGATCAAGACggagcgcgaggaggtgaagcgcATCACACGTGACGCCAACGCTACCGATGTGCAGGATATCCGCAAGATCGTAAAGTCATTTGAGCGGTTCATCTTACTGGACAAGAGTCTTAGCGACGAGGGCAAGAAGCTTGCCAAAGACGCTGAGATGGTTCTCAAGGACTACGAGAGGACCTGCAACGACTTCTACCGTAAGTGCATGCACGGCGAGTCTGCACGGGGCACTCATAGCAACCGTGCGCTTCGGGCATTCCGTGAGGCAAGCGAGGATGATGAGGAAAATGAAGGGCAGTCGCTGTTGAACACGGAGTCCCCGCAACGGGTGCAGTTTGAGCGTGACATGTACGAGGAGCTCATGCTAGAGCGACAGCGCGAGACAGGCGAGATTGCGGAGAACGTGCGCGACATCCATGAAATTTTCCAGCACATCAACGGAATGGTCAACGAGCAAGGGGAGCAGCTCGATATTGTGGAGAATAACCTCTCCTCCGCAGAGCGCGCCACCCGCAACGCctcgcagcacctgcgccgcgcgcagcagtATCAAGCAACGTCCTCCCGGAACAAGATACTCTTCATATGCATGATGATCATGCTTGCCATCGTTAGCATCGGTCTGCTCATGAACTGA
- a CDS encoding ras-like small GTPases, putative — protein sequence MVLLRLRVAVVGEPTSGKTAFVQMVHSNGTVFPKNYLMTMGCDFVVKEFALDDDNTVEVSLLDVAGQRLYDRMTSHYLESVSAFILVYDVSNKATFESCRKWVTKARTAKKDMIGFLVGNKMDLADKAEVTDNQAEVFARANQLTFFKCSALRGTGTVEPVERLSRMFLEEYQKRLAQLSQLSASK from the coding sequence ATggtgctcctgcgcctccgcgtcgccgtGGTCGGTGAGCCGACTTCCGGCAAAACGGCATTTGTTCAGATGGTGCATAGCAACGGTACGGTATTCCCCAAGAACTATCTCATGACAATGGGGTGCGACTTTGTCGTAAAAGAGTTTGCGCTGGACGACGACAACACGGTCGAGGTGTCGCTCCTGGACGTGGCGGGGCAGCGGCTGTATGATCGCATGACATCTCACTATCTAGAGAGCGTGTCTGCCTTTATTCTCGTGTATGACGTGTCAAACAAGGCAACGTTCGAGTCGTGTCGAAAGTGGGTGACCAAGGCGCGGACTGCGAAGAAGGACATGATCGGCTTCCTTGTGGGGAACAAGATGGACCTCGCTGACAAGGCCGAGGTCACGGACAACCAAGCGGAGGTTTTTGCACGCGCTAATCAACTTACCTTTTTCAAGTGCTCTGCACTGCGCGGCACGGGCACGGTAGAGCCCGTAGAGAGGCTCTCGCGCATGTTCCTGGAGGAGTATCAGAAGAGACTGGCTCAGCTGTCACAGCTCAGCGCAAGCAAGTGA